The Kosmotoga olearia TBF 19.5.1 sequence CTCATAGAATCAGGAAACAACATTGACAAAATAGTCAGCACCTTAAAAGAGTACGTTGAAAAGAAAATAAAGGTTTTGTTTACACTTCCCACTCTGAAATTTCTCAAAGCAGGCGGTCGAATAGGAAAGATAAGTGCTACCATAGCAGAGCTATTGAATATTAAACCGGTTATAGGTCTTGAAAAGGATGGAACCTTTTACAGTGCAGCCAAAGTCAGAGGAATGAATAGAGCCATCAAAAAAATGGCGGAATTGACGCAAGAATTTATCAACGAAAGGGACGTAGAAGCATTAGCAATTTACAGATCCAGCGATGATGAAGGAACATTGAACCTTGCCAAAATGCTCCTTCATGAATTTAAAAACGTAAAAATAGAAAAACTCTTCACCGGGATAATCTCTCCAGCCCTACTCGTGCACGGCGGAAGAGGTCTCGTTGGCATCTCTACAATGGTGAGATAATATCAAAAAGGGATGGAAAGGACTGGATTAAAATGGCATATTCCCATAGAAAAAAACACGGGCATTCACATAGTTTTGAGGATACCTCTGAAAGACGATTATTGTTTTCCATTGTACTGAATCTCGGGATAACCCTCGTGGAATT is a genomic window containing:
- a CDS encoding DegV family protein gives rise to the protein MIGILCDSATDVPDGIAKSGHVEVVPVRVVIDSQTFRDNEIKREELLRLMENGTIPKTSIPAYSDVEKGFFRLMSKGINEIICINIAGSQSGTLNLFRMTAESFQKTFSHLKIKIVDSRSVSIGSALLIFKAFKLIESGNNIDKIVSTLKEYVEKKIKVLFTLPTLKFLKAGGRIGKISATIAELLNIKPVIGLEKDGTFYSAAKVRGMNRAIKKMAELTQEFINERDVEALAIYRSSDDEGTLNLAKMLLHEFKNVKIEKLFTGIISPALLVHGGRGLVGISTMVR